The DNA region ACCGGAGTTTCCTTAAGCGCTTTGCGTTGTTTGAGAATTTCGAGAATCAGGATTTCGATTCGATATTAGGGATGATGATTGAGCGCACCTATGAGCGCGGCAAAACCATCATCGTAGAGAATGAAATCGGTTCCGAGGTGTTTCTCCTGTTGGATGGTGAGATTGAGATCTTACAACGGATGACACTTGACAACAATACCC from bacterium includes:
- a CDS encoding cyclic nucleotide-binding domain-containing protein translates to MITIDRSFLKRFALFENFENQDFDSILGMMIERTYERGKTIIVENEIGSEVFLLLDGEIEILQRMTLDNNT